The following coding sequences are from one Shewanella eurypsychrophilus window:
- a CDS encoding OmcA/MtrC family decaheme c-type cytochrome, translating to MLSKKSVSLMTLAALVAACGSDDGEPGNPGEPGGPPASDIASLIVEVDDVALNNGIATINYRVSNQDDEPVVGIPSSTYIAAQLLPQGFTNAGNSSQWQYFTSESCSSSCTGELVDHKNGKYSYTFSATFDGMNEMSYMSGATQRIVIKIGGDSLPDGTVLPTTNQHFDWQDSGEAAYTRNLIVMETCNTCHDDLAFHGSKYNEVETCVTCHSEGKVSSNDNIFPQMIHAKHLTGFPGSLADCQTCHVADETLTENMNWARVPGMEACGSCHTDINFPAGEGHPAQADNSNCVACHNSQWTMNVHNDGGDVEALAQFNAEIISASLSGTNVTFSIKLSNPTSGEVYADSADKLSFVDDLRIVANWGTSFDYATRSAKSIKLQDTPPVSGKEGTYTYEIAGLTIPVGSETDHGALAVQGKICSSDGELGDCSDESFSTVNIKSSHQFFNQSALSTEGRRVVVTNETCGSCHGDQALNFHGSRNDLEQQCQLCHNNNMMADASAANPSIATADFKHLIHGLHSSQREGYEDLTYPGQIGNCAQCHTNSDAGVLTAALPLNSAVQPLSLDDGTFTSATAAICSDCHSSASNHMIQQGAVFMGTEEDAIAGTESCATCHGQGATADVLAVHPIK from the coding sequence ATGCTTAGCAAAAAAAGTGTATCGCTAATGACGTTAGCCGCACTCGTCGCTGCTTGTGGTAGCGATGATGGTGAACCAGGCAATCCTGGAGAACCAGGAGGCCCCCCAGCCTCTGACATTGCCTCACTTATCGTTGAGGTTGATGACGTTGCACTCAATAATGGTATAGCGACCATTAATTATCGTGTAAGCAACCAAGACGACGAGCCCGTTGTCGGCATACCGAGTTCAACCTATATTGCGGCACAGCTGCTTCCTCAAGGTTTCACTAATGCCGGAAACAGCAGTCAATGGCAATATTTTACTTCTGAGAGCTGTAGCTCTTCGTGTACCGGTGAGCTTGTCGATCATAAAAATGGCAAATACAGCTATACCTTTAGTGCCACTTTCGATGGCATGAATGAGATGAGCTATATGTCTGGCGCGACTCAGCGCATAGTTATAAAAATTGGCGGAGATAGCCTACCCGACGGAACCGTGCTACCAACGACCAACCAACATTTCGATTGGCAAGATTCGGGTGAAGCTGCATACACACGTAATTTAATCGTTATGGAGACATGTAATACTTGCCACGACGATCTGGCTTTCCATGGCAGCAAGTACAATGAAGTCGAAACCTGTGTGACCTGTCACAGTGAAGGCAAAGTTAGCAGTAATGACAATATCTTCCCACAGATGATACATGCTAAACATCTTACAGGTTTCCCAGGTTCTCTAGCTGATTGCCAAACCTGTCATGTCGCTGATGAAACATTGACTGAGAACATGAATTGGGCGCGAGTGCCGGGCATGGAAGCCTGTGGTTCATGTCATACAGATATTAACTTCCCAGCTGGCGAAGGACATCCTGCTCAAGCAGACAACAGCAATTGTGTCGCCTGCCATAATTCGCAATGGACTATGAATGTTCATAATGATGGCGGCGATGTTGAAGCATTAGCTCAGTTTAATGCTGAGATAATCTCTGCGAGCCTTTCAGGTACAAATGTCACCTTCAGTATTAAGCTAAGTAATCCTACATCAGGTGAAGTCTATGCTGATAGCGCCGATAAGCTCAGCTTTGTCGATGATCTGCGCATTGTTGCAAACTGGGGAACGAGCTTTGATTATGCTACTCGCTCAGCTAAATCAATAAAGCTACAGGACACACCACCAGTATCTGGTAAAGAGGGGACCTATACTTATGAGATAGCGGGTCTAACCATTCCGGTTGGCAGTGAAACTGATCATGGTGCCCTAGCCGTGCAAGGTAAAATTTGTAGTTCCGATGGAGAGTTAGGCGATTGTTCAGATGAGAGCTTCTCGACGGTTAATATCAAATCTTCCCATCAGTTCTTCAATCAATCTGCACTATCTACTGAGGGTAGACGTGTCGTCGTAACCAATGAGACATGCGGAAGTTGTCATGGCGATCAAGCCCTCAATTTCCATGGCAGTCGCAACGATCTAGAGCAACAATGTCAGCTATGCCATAACAATAATATGATGGCGGATGCCAGTGCTGCGAACCCATCAATAGCCACCGCAGACTTTAAACATCTCATTCATGGTTTACATAGCTCACAACGCGAAGGCTATGAAGATCTCACTTACCCAGGTCAAATTGGCAACTGTGCTCAATGTCATACCAATAGCGACGCAGGAGTCTTAACCGCGGCGCTACCATTAAATAGTGCGGTTCAGCCTCTGTCACTTGACGACGGTACATTTACCAGTGCTACGGCAGCCATTTGCAGTGATTGTCATTCCAGTGCCAGTAATCATATGATCCAACAAGGCGCGGTATTTATGGGCACCGAGGAAGATGCAATCGCTGGGACAGAAAGTTGTGCAACCTGTCATGGACAAGGTGCAACCGCCGATGTACTGGCTGTTCACCCAATCAAGTAA
- a CDS encoding MtrB/PioB family decaheme-associated outer membrane protein: MKSNTMKALANHSVSISLVAMAISSVFSPAMADGYSLAQVNRTSLKLDKWECKRCKVSTEAAGSIGVGVAYNDGSDSHFGNTTGTDTDGLVGHLDADVTLKNESGYQTKIEADKLGYDNGSATLTTGKPGQYQIALGYRGIANYDTDKAMTPYRVKSDAMVLPQDWQTGATTGQMATLADNAKPAELMTQRDRFSLDAHYKGNFYKAELDYQHEARSGKRTFSGNILTNSAMLAQPIDDSIDNLGAKIYFSGDGWLAGIDTMLSQYNNDHNALNWDSAFTPTFGAAYAGQSATAPDNKAYRVAGNAQFGANGQQILMHTGFSRFTQDQAFLPATINGPSPDLPAVNLDGQVDMIEMTIKYSGRITSELSLRASYDYRDRDNKTEINDHPQVITDSYFSGTAANPEYDRTRQKAKLAAKYRFTRNVYFDVGYDYDHNNYSDLDRETLHESSIYGRLSYRASQAWSFAFKAKAQDRSGSEYKPVTRTDSLSNPLLRKSYLADRERQEYKLSANYTGSDTFSTSANLHFSQEDYTDTQIGLTNIDTSGYDISGQYLANEDLSFNAFFNQDWRDSDQAGSSNFSTANWYANVDEQSTILGLGMLYQNLVDKKLSLGIDYNYSDGQSDTEVKQGLVTPYGDYFSTSHNVNAFADYQFSESMAIRLDWIFEQYQDADWSDQDVSMSTIPNVLTFGDLSHDYSAHYFGLTLSYQL; encoded by the coding sequence ATGAAGAGTAATACAATGAAAGCCCTAGCGAATCACTCTGTATCAATAAGCTTAGTGGCCATGGCTATTAGTAGTGTATTTTCGCCTGCTATGGCAGACGGATACAGCCTAGCACAAGTCAATCGTACCAGCTTAAAACTTGATAAATGGGAGTGTAAGCGCTGTAAGGTCTCTACAGAAGCAGCGGGGAGTATCGGTGTAGGTGTTGCTTATAATGATGGTTCAGATAGCCACTTCGGTAATACTACGGGAACTGACACAGACGGACTCGTCGGCCACTTAGATGCCGATGTCACACTGAAAAATGAATCTGGTTACCAAACAAAAATTGAAGCGGACAAGCTAGGTTATGACAATGGCAGTGCAACACTGACCACAGGCAAACCTGGTCAGTATCAAATCGCTTTAGGGTATCGTGGTATCGCAAATTACGATACTGACAAGGCTATGACACCTTATAGGGTTAAAAGTGATGCCATGGTCCTTCCCCAAGATTGGCAAACTGGTGCCACAACCGGGCAGATGGCGACACTAGCCGACAACGCTAAACCCGCTGAGCTAATGACCCAGCGTGACCGATTTTCACTAGATGCACATTATAAAGGTAACTTCTATAAAGCAGAGCTGGATTATCAGCACGAAGCACGCTCAGGAAAACGTACCTTCAGTGGGAACATACTCACAAACAGTGCCATGTTGGCACAACCTATCGACGATTCAATCGATAATTTAGGCGCTAAAATCTACTTCAGTGGCGATGGATGGCTCGCAGGTATTGATACCATGCTCAGTCAATATAATAACGATCACAATGCATTAAACTGGGATTCAGCATTTACCCCAACCTTTGGTGCGGCCTATGCGGGACAAAGTGCTACAGCCCCTGATAATAAAGCTTACCGTGTTGCTGGTAATGCTCAGTTTGGTGCTAATGGACAACAGATCCTAATGCACACAGGTTTTAGCCGTTTCACTCAAGATCAAGCCTTTCTCCCTGCAACGATTAACGGCCCCTCTCCTGACTTGCCTGCTGTTAACCTGGATGGTCAAGTCGATATGATTGAAATGACCATTAAGTATTCTGGCCGAATCACCAGTGAATTAAGCTTACGTGCCAGCTATGACTATAGAGACAGAGATAATAAAACAGAGATTAATGATCACCCTCAGGTTATCACTGACAGCTATTTTTCAGGCACTGCTGCTAATCCAGAATATGACCGCACCCGTCAAAAGGCAAAACTTGCCGCTAAATACAGATTTACCCGTAATGTCTATTTCGATGTGGGTTACGACTATGATCATAACAACTACAGTGATTTAGATAGAGAAACACTGCATGAATCTAGTATTTATGGTCGCTTAAGCTATCGAGCTTCCCAAGCTTGGTCCTTTGCATTTAAAGCAAAAGCACAAGACCGAAGTGGCAGTGAATATAAACCCGTTACTCGAACAGACAGCCTAAGTAACCCTTTACTCAGAAAAAGCTATCTTGCAGATAGAGAACGTCAAGAATATAAACTATCAGCCAATTACACAGGCTCTGATACATTCTCTACTTCCGCAAATCTACATTTTAGCCAAGAAGATTATACCGATACACAGATAGGGCTCACTAACATTGACACTTCTGGCTATGACATCTCAGGGCAATACCTAGCCAATGAAGACCTCAGCTTTAACGCTTTTTTCAATCAAGATTGGCGTGATAGCGACCAAGCAGGCAGTAGCAACTTTAGTACAGCAAACTGGTATGCAAATGTAGATGAACAATCGACAATCCTTGGCTTAGGCATGCTGTACCAAAACTTAGTGGATAAGAAATTATCACTGGGGATAGATTACAACTATTCGGATGGCCAAAGTGATACAGAAGTTAAACAAGGATTGGTAACGCCCTACGGCGATTACTTCTCAACAAGCCATAACGTCAATGCATTTGCCGATTATCAATTTAGTGAATCGATGGCTATTCGTCTCGACTGGATATTTGAGCAATATCAAGATGCAGACTGGAGTGATCAGGACGTTAGCATGAGCACGATCCCTAATGTGCTGACATTCGGAGATTTAAGCCACGACTACAGTGCCCATTATTTTGGACTGACATTAAGTTACCAGCTTTAA